A single window of Brevundimonas naejangsanensis DNA harbors:
- a CDS encoding CinA family protein: MLPQDIEAIAEGVIGHAIKAGLMIATAESCTGGLVAGALTAIAGSSAVVDRGFVTYSNEAKTEMLGVPQDVLARFGAVSEPTARAMAEGAKARSRAQFAVSVTGIAGPGGGSGDKPVGLVHFAIARADGSVAHVEKRFGAIGRDQVRLESVRVALGLLHDAVTR, encoded by the coding sequence ATGTTGCCGCAGGATATCGAGGCGATCGCTGAAGGCGTGATCGGCCATGCGATCAAGGCCGGTCTGATGATCGCTACGGCCGAAAGCTGCACCGGCGGGCTGGTGGCGGGCGCCCTGACGGCGATCGCCGGGTCTTCAGCCGTCGTGGATCGGGGCTTCGTCACCTACAGCAACGAGGCCAAGACGGAGATGCTGGGCGTGCCGCAGGACGTGCTGGCGCGTTTCGGGGCGGTGTCGGAACCGACGGCGCGGGCCATGGCCGAGGGCGCGAAGGCGCGCTCGCGGGCCCAGTTCGCGGTGTCGGTCACCGGCATCGCCGGGCCAGGCGGCGGCTCGGGCGACAAGCCGGTCGGCCTGGTTCACTTCGCCATCGCGCGGGCGGACGGGTCCGTCGCCCATGTTGAAAAGCGCTTCGGCGCCATCGGGCGGGACCAAGTGCGGTTGGAAAGCGTGCGCGTGGCCTTGGGCCTGTTGCACGACGCCGTGACGCGATGA
- a CDS encoding sulfurtransferase TusA family protein encodes MSDPIVVDARGHKCPVPSLRLRKAMEGGRAGAQWTLLATDPMARIDVPFLMQEMGGQVIEIEESDGLLQITVESGDARTG; translated from the coding sequence ATGAGCGACCCGATCGTCGTCGACGCGCGGGGTCATAAATGTCCCGTCCCCAGCCTCAGGCTACGCAAGGCGATGGAGGGCGGCCGCGCGGGCGCGCAATGGACGTTGCTGGCGACTGATCCGATGGCGCGGATCGACGTGCCCTTCCTGATGCAGGAAATGGGCGGTCAGGTCATTGAGATCGAAGAGTCGGACGGCCTGCTTCAGATCACTGTCGAGAGCGGCGACGCTCGGACAGGCTGA
- a CDS encoding succinate dehydrogenase assembly factor 2: protein MADIDARPEDAQNTDDRKTRLGRLSFRAWRRGFREADMVLGPFTDQVAPTLNDDELTELETLLDEEDQYLYAWIIEREPTPPEFDGPMIARIRAFMREHVAAEVARGIG from the coding sequence GTGGCCGATATCGACGCACGTCCTGAGGACGCCCAGAACACCGACGACCGCAAGACGCGCCTGGGGCGCCTGTCCTTCCGCGCCTGGCGCCGGGGCTTTCGCGAGGCCGACATGGTGCTGGGGCCCTTCACCGACCAGGTCGCGCCGACGCTGAACGACGACGAATTGACCGAACTCGAGACCCTGCTGGATGAAGAGGATCAATACCTCTACGCCTGGATCATCGAGCGCGAACCGACCCCGCCTGAGTTCGACGGACCGATGATCGCCCGCATCCGCGCCTTCATGCGCGAGCACGTTGCGGCCGAAGTCGCCAGGGGCATCGGCTGA
- the mfd gene encoding transcription-repair coupling factor: protein MDGAPARADMELGGAPEGLDALIVADRIKAQGGTALFVARDYQRTGNFIQAFRFFAKDVEVLEYPSWDCLPYDRLSPTASVAAQRMATLTRLATRDPADRTPLLVVATVAAAAQRTPPRSAVTGAGFAAKVGADLDTAALERYVSTNGYMRASTVSERGEYAIRGGVIDVFPPGFDEPVRLDMFGSELESIRAFDPETQRSTRQLKAVSLSPVSEVLLDADAISRFRSGYLNLFGAPGDEPMYAAVSDGARRQGVEHWLPLFYDRLDTLFDYLPAAAPVFLDSQTEQARAERWNLTVDAYEARKEAARGKGGAAYRALPPARLYLDDGDWNSALAGRAVRRLSPLAAGSGEDAGGRLGRSFAAERSQDSVNLFAAVAQHAEALKAQGKRVLFASWSEGSAERLAAMLGDHGLTHVVAVRDWDDVQVAPEGVYLRAVLPVEHGFVTGDLAVISETDILGDRLARPKRKRRASNFLAEASALTAGDLVVHLDHGIGRYEGLRTLEIQEAPHDCLELLYAGESKLYLPVENIDLLTRYGTDAEGVQLDRLGGAGWQARKAKAKERLRAMAEGLIALAAKRALRVSDSITPPAGLFDEFCARFPYEETDDQLNAIGDVLEDLGKGTPMDRLICGDVGFGKTEVALRAAFVVAMTGHQVAIVCPTTLLARQHFKTFSERFAGWPIKVRHLSRMVTAKDANETRAGLKDGSFEIVVGTHAVLADQVGFKDLGLVIVDEEQHFGVKHKEKLKSLRADVHLLTLTATPIPRTLQMALSGIREMSIIATPPVDRLAVRTYVTPWDPVLVREALLREKYRGGQAYYVAPRLKDLPDIERFLREQVPEVKFVVGHGQMSPTQLEEVMSAFYDGEYDVLVSTTIVESGIDIPTANTLVVHRADMFGLAQLHQIRGRIGRSKARAFAYLTTDPTKPLSLSAERRLQVLQSLDNLGAGFQLASHDLDQRGGGNLLGDEQSGHIREVGVELYQQMLEDAVAELREQGEAAPDRGWSPSINVGAAVLIPEDYVPDLNLRLSLYRRLSDAENMEDREALAAELIDRFGPLPDEAQQLLRIVGVKANCRTACIEKIDIGPKGAVLTLRNNTFPNPMGLVGLIQKNHAFWKIRPDQKIVVKGEWPTPDDRLKVAERITADLARVAGAA, encoded by the coding sequence ATGGACGGCGCGCCGGCGCGGGCCGACATGGAGCTGGGCGGCGCGCCTGAGGGACTGGACGCCCTGATCGTCGCCGACCGGATCAAGGCGCAGGGCGGGACCGCCTTGTTCGTGGCGCGCGATTATCAGCGTACGGGAAACTTCATTCAGGCGTTTCGTTTTTTCGCCAAGGATGTTGAAGTTCTTGAATATCCGTCGTGGGACTGCCTGCCTTACGACCGGCTGAGCCCAACGGCTTCGGTCGCCGCTCAGCGCATGGCGACGCTGACCCGGCTGGCGACGCGCGATCCGGCGGACAGGACGCCGCTGCTGGTGGTCGCCACTGTCGCCGCCGCCGCCCAGCGCACGCCGCCGCGCAGCGCCGTGACCGGCGCCGGCTTCGCGGCCAAGGTCGGCGCCGACCTCGATACGGCTGCTCTGGAACGCTACGTTTCGACCAACGGCTATATGCGGGCCTCGACCGTGTCTGAGCGTGGCGAATACGCCATTCGCGGCGGGGTGATCGACGTCTTCCCGCCGGGGTTCGACGAGCCGGTCCGCCTCGACATGTTCGGCTCGGAACTGGAATCGATCCGCGCCTTCGATCCCGAGACCCAGCGCTCGACGCGCCAGCTGAAGGCGGTTTCCTTGTCGCCGGTGTCGGAGGTCCTGCTGGACGCCGACGCTATCTCGCGTTTCCGCAGCGGTTATCTGAACCTGTTTGGCGCGCCCGGCGACGAGCCGATGTACGCCGCCGTCAGCGACGGCGCGCGTCGTCAGGGCGTCGAGCACTGGTTGCCGTTGTTCTACGACCGGCTGGATACGCTGTTCGACTATCTGCCGGCCGCGGCGCCGGTCTTCCTCGACAGCCAGACGGAACAGGCGCGCGCAGAGCGCTGGAACCTGACCGTCGACGCCTATGAGGCGCGCAAGGAGGCGGCGCGCGGCAAGGGCGGGGCCGCCTATCGCGCCCTGCCGCCCGCGCGGCTCTATCTGGACGATGGCGACTGGAACAGCGCGCTGGCGGGCCGCGCCGTGCGACGTCTGTCGCCGCTGGCCGCCGGTTCGGGCGAGGACGCGGGCGGCCGTCTGGGCCGCAGCTTCGCCGCCGAACGGTCGCAGGACAGCGTCAACCTGTTCGCCGCCGTGGCCCAGCACGCCGAGGCGCTGAAGGCGCAGGGCAAGCGCGTTCTGTTCGCCTCCTGGTCCGAAGGTTCGGCCGAGCGTCTGGCCGCCATGCTGGGCGATCACGGCCTGACGCACGTCGTGGCGGTGCGCGACTGGGACGACGTGCAGGTGGCGCCCGAGGGGGTCTATCTGCGCGCGGTGCTGCCGGTCGAGCACGGCTTCGTAACGGGCGACCTGGCCGTCATCTCCGAGACCGACATCCTGGGCGACCGGCTGGCGCGGCCGAAACGCAAGCGGCGGGCGTCCAACTTCCTGGCCGAGGCTTCGGCCCTGACGGCGGGCGATCTGGTGGTTCACCTGGATCACGGCATCGGCCGCTACGAGGGCCTGCGCACGCTGGAGATCCAGGAGGCGCCGCACGATTGCCTGGAACTCCTCTACGCCGGTGAGAGCAAGCTCTACCTGCCGGTTGAAAACATTGACCTTCTGACGCGCTACGGCACGGACGCCGAAGGGGTTCAGCTGGATCGTCTGGGCGGCGCGGGCTGGCAGGCGCGCAAGGCCAAGGCCAAGGAGCGCCTGCGCGCCATGGCCGAAGGGCTGATCGCCCTGGCCGCCAAGCGGGCGCTGCGGGTGTCCGACTCCATCACGCCACCGGCCGGCCTGTTCGACGAGTTCTGCGCCCGCTTCCCCTATGAGGAGACGGACGATCAGCTGAACGCCATCGGCGACGTGCTGGAAGATCTGGGCAAGGGCACGCCGATGGATCGTCTGATCTGCGGCGACGTCGGCTTCGGCAAGACGGAGGTCGCCCTGCGCGCCGCCTTCGTCGTGGCCATGACGGGGCACCAGGTCGCCATTGTCTGTCCGACGACGCTGCTGGCCCGCCAGCACTTCAAGACCTTCAGCGAACGCTTCGCCGGTTGGCCGATCAAGGTGCGTCACCTGTCGCGCATGGTCACGGCCAAGGACGCGAACGAGACGCGCGCGGGCCTGAAGGACGGCAGCTTCGAGATCGTCGTCGGCACCCACGCCGTGCTGGCCGATCAGGTCGGCTTCAAGGATCTGGGCCTCGTCATCGTGGACGAGGAGCAGCACTTCGGCGTCAAACACAAGGAGAAGCTGAAGTCCTTGCGGGCCGATGTTCACCTGCTGACCCTGACGGCCACGCCGATCCCGCGCACACTGCAGATGGCGCTGTCGGGCATCCGCGAAATGTCGATCATCGCCACGCCGCCGGTCGACCGCCTGGCGGTGCGGACCTATGTCACGCCATGGGATCCGGTGCTGGTGCGCGAGGCCCTGCTGCGCGAGAAATATCGCGGCGGTCAGGCCTATTACGTCGCGCCGCGCCTGAAGGACCTGCCGGACATCGAGCGATTCCTGCGCGAACAGGTGCCAGAGGTGAAGTTCGTCGTCGGCCACGGCCAGATGAGCCCGACCCAACTGGAGGAGGTGATGAGCGCCTTCTACGACGGCGAATATGACGTTCTGGTCTCGACCACCATTGTCGAGAGCGGCATCGACATCCCGACGGCCAACACCCTGGTCGTGCACCGCGCCGACATGTTCGGTCTGGCCCAACTGCACCAGATCCGAGGCCGCATCGGCCGGTCCAAGGCGCGGGCCTTCGCCTATCTGACGACCGACCCCACCAAGCCCCTGAGCCTGTCGGCCGAGCGGCGGCTGCAGGTGCTGCAGTCTCTGGACAACCTAGGCGCTGGCTTCCAACTGGCCAGCCACGATCTGGACCAGCGCGGCGGCGGCAATCTGCTGGGCGACGAGCAGTCGGGACACATCCGTGAGGTGGGCGTCGAACTGTATCAGCAGATGTTGGAAGACGCCGTCGCCGAACTGCGCGAGCAGGGCGAGGCGGCGCCGGATCGCGGCTGGTCGCCCTCGATCAATGTCGGCGCGGCTGTATTGATTCCAGAGGATTACGTCCCGGACCTGAACCTTCGCCTCAGCCTTTATCGTCGCCTGTCGGACGCCGAGAATATGGAGGATCGCGAGGCGCTCGCGGCCGAGCTGATCGACCGGTTCGGCCCGCTGCCGGACGAGGCGCAGCAACTCCTGCGGATCGTCGGCGTCAAGGCCAACTGCCGGACGGCCTGCATCGAGAAGATCGACATCGGGCCCAAGGGCGCGGTGCTGACGCTGCGCAACAACACCTTCCCCAATCCGATGGGCTTGGTGGGTCTGATCCAGAAGAACCACGCCTTCTGGAAGATCCGGCCGGACCAGAAGATCGTGGTGAAGGGCGAATGGCCCACGCCCGACGACCGTCTGAAGGTCGCCGAGCGCATCACCGCCGATCTGGCGCGGGTGGCGGGCGCGGCCTAG
- a CDS encoding fused MFS/spermidine synthase, with amino-acid sequence MTEHVLSPAHRRIDAITPAAFAVAIFTSASLVFLVQPMATKLVLPLLGGSPSVWNTAMVFFQAALLAGYLYAHLLQRIPSVRWQAMTHLALLAAAAVFLPLSITETLGDPDPAAPIGWLLGALLLSVGAPFAILSATAPLLQAWYARARVGRPDGANPYVLYAASNLGSFLALLAYPVLIEPLASLSGQRIGWTVGYGVFAAMIVVLAVILPRGLGAARTAASDERSPAIPWTRKIILILLAAAPSSLMLGVTAHLSTDVASAPFLWVAPLALYLLTFVIAFQTRPWIPLSVTLILQATFTVMIGAMVGMTTGHWLMLLGAHLAAFFFTTLMCHQQLAARRPAPDRLTEFYLLMSLGGVLGGAFTALLAPTLFQTVLEYPLVMALVCLARPWLGGRPAKHEVWLMTAGLTIAVSVPLLFEMMRYDASLRTVFSDFGLTATAQIILGGAAICAFLIRDRVLMFTAVVAAMTLSAHYIGRGYDWSLSERSFFGVMRVAVTPDPKMGGDVHVLMHGTTLHGAQARNPDFACAPTMYYAETTPLGQAAELIQARGPGAVIGVVGQGSGAMAAYKRASDQMTFFEIDPMVDRLSRDPKWFTFISNCAQGPVRTVLGDARLTLNKEARRSYDLLVIDAFSSDAVPTHLLTREAIEGYLKLLKPTGVVVLHLSNRNLEITLPAVAAARELGAAELHQIYIEHPDAALMAEASTEALVISPTPEGLADFKADGRWRKLEPTEVRPWTDDYVNLFGALVRSMRGRAG; translated from the coding sequence ATGACCGAACACGTCCTGTCCCCGGCGCATCGCAGGATCGACGCGATAACACCTGCCGCCTTCGCCGTCGCCATCTTCACCTCGGCCAGCCTGGTTTTCCTGGTTCAGCCGATGGCGACCAAGCTGGTGCTGCCGTTGCTGGGCGGATCGCCGTCGGTGTGGAACACCGCCATGGTCTTCTTCCAGGCGGCGCTGCTGGCGGGCTATCTCTACGCCCACCTGCTGCAACGGATACCGTCGGTGCGGTGGCAGGCCATGACGCATCTGGCGCTGTTGGCGGCGGCGGCCGTTTTCCTACCGCTGAGCATTACTGAGACGTTGGGGGATCCTGATCCAGCCGCCCCGATCGGCTGGCTGCTGGGCGCTCTGTTGCTATCGGTCGGGGCGCCCTTCGCCATCCTGTCAGCCACCGCGCCGCTGCTGCAGGCCTGGTACGCGCGCGCTCGCGTCGGCCGCCCCGACGGAGCCAACCCCTATGTGCTGTACGCCGCCTCCAACCTCGGCAGCTTCCTGGCGCTTCTGGCCTATCCGGTCCTGATCGAGCCGCTGGCGTCCCTGTCCGGGCAGAGGATAGGCTGGACGGTGGGATACGGAGTCTTCGCCGCCATGATCGTGGTGCTGGCGGTCATCCTGCCCCGCGGTCTCGGCGCCGCGCGCACCGCCGCCTCGGACGAGCGCAGTCCGGCAATCCCCTGGACGCGCAAGATCATCCTGATCCTGCTGGCCGCTGCGCCCTCCAGCCTGATGCTGGGGGTGACTGCGCACCTTTCGACAGACGTGGCTTCGGCCCCCTTCCTGTGGGTCGCGCCGCTGGCGCTCTACCTGCTGACCTTCGTCATCGCCTTCCAGACGCGGCCGTGGATTCCTCTGTCCGTCACCCTGATCCTGCAGGCGACCTTCACCGTGATGATCGGCGCCATGGTCGGCATGACGACGGGGCATTGGCTGATGCTGCTGGGGGCGCACCTGGCCGCCTTCTTCTTCACCACCCTGATGTGCCACCAGCAGTTAGCCGCCCGACGCCCGGCGCCGGACCGGCTCACCGAGTTCTACCTGTTGATGTCGCTGGGCGGGGTGCTGGGCGGGGCATTCACAGCCTTGCTGGCGCCGACGCTGTTCCAGACCGTGCTCGAATATCCGCTGGTCATGGCGCTGGTCTGTCTGGCGCGGCCGTGGCTGGGAGGACGTCCCGCCAAACATGAAGTCTGGCTGATGACGGCGGGCCTGACGATCGCCGTATCTGTACCGCTGCTGTTCGAGATGATGCGCTATGATGCATCGTTGCGCACGGTGTTCAGCGACTTCGGCCTGACTGCAACGGCGCAGATCATCCTCGGCGGCGCCGCCATCTGCGCCTTCCTGATCCGCGATCGCGTGCTGATGTTCACGGCTGTCGTCGCCGCCATGACGCTGTCGGCCCACTACATCGGCCGCGGTTACGACTGGAGCCTGTCCGAGCGCAGCTTCTTCGGCGTCATGCGTGTGGCGGTCACGCCGGACCCCAAGATGGGCGGCGACGTTCACGTGCTGATGCACGGCACGACCCTGCACGGCGCCCAGGCGCGCAACCCCGACTTCGCCTGCGCCCCGACCATGTACTATGCCGAGACCACGCCTCTCGGGCAGGCGGCCGAACTGATCCAGGCCCGCGGCCCGGGCGCCGTTATCGGCGTGGTGGGTCAGGGCTCGGGCGCAATGGCGGCCTATAAGCGCGCCTCGGATCAGATGACCTTCTTCGAGATCGACCCGATGGTCGACCGGCTGTCGCGCGATCCGAAGTGGTTCACCTTCATCTCGAACTGCGCTCAAGGCCCGGTCCGCACCGTCCTGGGCGATGCGCGGTTGACGCTGAACAAGGAAGCTCGCCGCTCCTACGACCTGCTGGTCATCGACGCCTTCTCATCCGACGCGGTGCCGACCCATCTGCTGACGCGCGAGGCGATCGAGGGCTATCTCAAGCTGCTGAAGCCGACGGGCGTCGTGGTGCTGCACCTGTCCAATCGCAACCTGGAGATCACCCTGCCCGCCGTCGCCGCCGCGCGCGAACTCGGCGCCGCCGAACTGCACCAGATCTACATCGAGCACCCCGACGCCGCCCTGATGGCCGAAGCCTCGACCGAAGCCCTGGTCATCTCGCCTACGCCCGAAGGTCTGGCCGACTTCAAGGCCGACGGCCGCTGGCGCAAGCTGGAGCCGACCGAAGTGCGCCCCTGGACCGACGACTACGTCAATCTGTTCGGCGCCCTTGTGCGCAGCATGAGGGGGCGCGCCGGCTAG
- a CDS encoding YihY/virulence factor BrkB family protein: MHMARLAGRAFARSWGRDVMLYTGGVSFFALLALFPAIAILIGFYKAVLTIGQVSEQAAALADVIPSAARTLFLNEIDRLANTSARTVSLQSAIALVIGAYAAHRGFKALLAGLNLIHDETKPLGFFKFNLLAFLVALAAFVLFTVVSGAVVTSRLMEHAYVDQPGGWMTLPLDGLWPALGLWLGLTMLYRYAMAHAKRVAWKAAVIGGLVATVMSSFFSWLCTIYVEQIVHLGATYGSVGAVVVLLIWLSWNVNAVFYGGAFATELEIDWEKRAALPPPEAYPDTVVSLSERRRSRQ, from the coding sequence ATGCACATGGCGCGCCTTGCAGGCCGCGCCTTCGCCAGAAGCTGGGGCCGGGACGTCATGCTCTATACCGGCGGGGTTTCCTTTTTCGCCCTGCTGGCCCTGTTCCCGGCCATCGCCATCCTGATCGGCTTCTATAAGGCCGTCCTGACGATAGGACAGGTGAGCGAGCAGGCGGCGGCGCTGGCGGACGTCATCCCCTCGGCCGCGCGCACCCTGTTCCTGAACGAGATCGACCGCCTGGCCAATACTTCGGCGCGGACCGTGTCGCTGCAGAGCGCGATCGCCCTGGTGATCGGCGCCTACGCGGCGCATCGGGGCTTCAAGGCCTTGCTCGCGGGGCTGAACCTGATCCACGACGAGACCAAGCCGCTGGGCTTTTTCAAGTTCAACCTACTGGCCTTCCTGGTCGCGCTTGCGGCCTTCGTGCTGTTCACCGTGGTGTCGGGCGCCGTCGTCACCTCACGCTTGATGGAGCACGCCTATGTCGACCAACCAGGCGGCTGGATGACCCTGCCGCTCGATGGCTTGTGGCCCGCTCTCGGGCTGTGGCTGGGGCTGACCATGCTCTATCGATACGCCATGGCGCACGCCAAGCGCGTCGCCTGGAAGGCCGCCGTCATCGGCGGCCTGGTCGCCACGGTCATGTCCAGCTTCTTCTCGTGGCTGTGCACCATCTATGTCGAGCAGATCGTACATCTGGGCGCGACCTACGGCTCGGTCGGCGCCGTGGTGGTGCTGCTGATCTGGCTATCGTGGAACGTGAACGCCGTCTTCTATGGCGGCGCCTTCGCCACGGAACTGGAGATCGACTGGGAAAAGCGCGCCGCCCTGCCCCCGCCCGAGGCCTATCCCGATACGGTTGTCAGCCTGTCCGAGCGTCGCCGCTCTCGACAGTGA
- a CDS encoding diguanylate cyclase domain-containing protein, with translation MHSNPRVLVVAGADDSLDSLCEGLDQLGWRTLTARDLDAAVLALDDLTIDAAVVDTSLLDASAIARLRSATDARYLTILGVGAPSGAGLNGCDLTLSKAPHPAQAAMRLEQMTRAAVAEEEFVLRQATFSQHGVNLAAPDMESAPLNILTAGAADRRFLALSNALVALGAEVVAAPTPYTAFDYLHERAFDGAVLWGDRSHAPALAIAAGMRRNTRLYHIPLTLYLRDEEAGEALGDLYRRGFADVADPTTPEEDAAARIVALARNHRRQQGLRRALDAVRSSELMDAATGLFSRDLFASHLGRLADGARLRSRHLSVGVLRVAGRQQLGELRAGGWLDRAMPQVGAMVSRLVRVEDTAARLSSETFALALPAADEASARVTAERIAAVIACTAFDAGKDRPPFVVELDVGVAQLRSDDTALTLLERAAAGLAHVKP, from the coding sequence TTGCATTCCAATCCGCGCGTGCTGGTCGTCGCCGGCGCTGACGACTCCCTGGATTCTCTGTGCGAAGGCCTGGATCAACTGGGTTGGCGAACCCTGACCGCGCGCGATCTCGATGCGGCTGTCCTGGCGCTGGACGACCTGACGATTGACGCCGCCGTGGTGGATACGTCGCTGCTGGACGCCTCGGCGATCGCGCGGCTGCGATCCGCGACCGACGCGCGCTATCTGACCATTCTAGGCGTCGGCGCGCCGAGCGGGGCCGGTCTCAATGGATGCGATCTGACGCTGTCCAAGGCTCCGCACCCCGCTCAGGCGGCCATGCGTCTGGAGCAGATGACCCGTGCGGCGGTGGCGGAGGAAGAATTCGTTCTGCGCCAGGCCACGTTCAGCCAGCACGGCGTCAACCTGGCGGCGCCCGACATGGAATCGGCGCCGCTGAACATCCTGACGGCCGGCGCTGCAGATCGTCGCTTCCTGGCGCTTTCTAACGCCCTGGTGGCGTTGGGGGCTGAGGTGGTGGCGGCGCCGACCCCATATACTGCGTTTGACTATCTGCATGAGCGCGCGTTCGACGGCGCCGTGCTGTGGGGCGATCGCTCTCACGCGCCGGCCTTGGCGATCGCTGCGGGAATGCGCCGCAACACGCGTCTCTATCATATCCCGCTGACGCTCTACCTGCGGGACGAGGAGGCGGGCGAGGCCTTGGGCGACCTTTACCGGCGAGGGTTCGCCGACGTTGCCGATCCGACCACGCCGGAAGAGGACGCCGCAGCCCGCATTGTCGCCCTGGCGCGCAACCATCGCCGCCAGCAGGGACTGCGCCGGGCGCTGGATGCGGTGCGTAGCAGCGAACTGATGGACGCGGCGACGGGGCTGTTCAGCCGCGACCTCTTCGCCTCGCATCTGGGCCGACTGGCGGACGGCGCCCGACTGCGCTCGCGGCATTTGTCTGTGGGTGTTCTGCGCGTGGCGGGACGTCAGCAGTTGGGCGAACTGCGGGCGGGCGGCTGGCTGGACAGGGCCATGCCCCAGGTCGGCGCCATGGTGTCGCGGCTGGTGAGGGTCGAGGACACCGCTGCGCGCCTGTCCAGCGAGACCTTCGCACTGGCCTTGCCCGCCGCCGACGAAGCCTCGGCCCGCGTCACGGCTGAGCGGATCGCGGCCGTCATCGCCTGCACCGCCTTCGACGCCGGCAAGGATCGCCCTCCATTCGTCGTGGAACTGGACGTAGGGGTGGCCCAGTTGAGGTCCGACGACACGGCGCTGACCCTACTTGAGCGAGCCGCCGCCGGACTGGCGCACGTCAAGCCTTAG